From a region of the Nitrospirota bacterium genome:
- a CDS encoding response regulator, with protein MTYKILVVEDDKNMSTIISSILKKEGYRIDRVSEGKQAIEKIKTKDYDLITLDYKLPDINGIKVLEEVRRIKPFLKVIMISAYGSPPVKSIAKKLKVYRFMDKPFDLNRFVQIVRGALAKKSQGDERR; from the coding sequence ATGATAAAAATATGTCTACCATAATTTCCTCTATCCTTAAAAAAGAAGGCTACAGAATAGATAGGGTATCCGAAGGGAAACAGGCAATAGAAAAGATTAAAACAAAAGATTACGACTTAATAACCCTGGATTATAAACTGCCCGATATAAACGGCATAAAGGTTCTTGAAGAGGTTCGTCGGATAAAACCCTTTCTCAAAGTAATAATGATCTCTGCCTATGGTAGCCCTCCTGTGAAATCAATAGCAAAAAAGTTAAAGGTCTATAGATTCATGGATAAGCCTTTTGATTTAAATAGATTTGTGCAGATTGTAAGGGGTGCCCTGGCAAAGAAAAGTCAGGGAGACGAAAGGAGGTGA
- the gvpA gene encoding gas vesicle structural protein GvpA — protein sequence MAVEKAIASSSLVEVVDRILDKGVVIDAWVRVSLVGIELLAVEARVVAASVETYLKYAEAIGLTATAA from the coding sequence ATGGCAGTAGAAAAAGCAATAGCATCTTCCAGCTTGGTAGAAGTGGTTGACAGAATTCTGGACAAGGGTGTTGTGATTGATGCCTGGGTCAGAGTCTCATTAGTGGGTATTGAACTGCTCGCAGTTGAGGCCAGAGTGGTAGCGGCATCAGTCGAGACCTACCTGAAGTATGCTGAAGCGATTGGTCTGACCGCCACAGCAGCCTAA
- the gvpN gene encoding gas vesicle protein GvpN — MIDEMTTVLEPSPLPDFVETKYIKDITNRALSYIKAGFPVHFRGVSGTGKTTLAMHVASKIGRPVVMIHGDEEFTTSDLVGGEYGYRFKKVVDRFVSRVLKLEEDMIKRWVDNRLTVACKYGFSLIYDEFTRSRPEANNILLSILSEKMMDLPVGRGEEPYLRVDPNFTAIFTSNPEEYAGVHRSQDALRDRMITMDLDHFDYETEVAITKAKSKLPQKDAGKIVNIVRGVRESGKCEFAPTIRGCIMIAKTLKVQGITPASTNGAFMQICQDILASETSRVGSKTNQARVKEIVKELVEKHS, encoded by the coding sequence ATGATTGATGAGATGACTACAGTTTTAGAACCGAGTCCTCTGCCCGATTTTGTGGAGACGAAATATATAAAGGATATTACCAATAGAGCCCTTTCCTATATTAAAGCAGGATTCCCCGTCCATTTCAGAGGAGTCTCGGGTACTGGCAAGACTACTCTGGCTATGCATGTTGCGAGTAAAATAGGACGTCCGGTGGTGATGATTCATGGAGACGAAGAATTCACGACCTCTGATTTGGTCGGTGGTGAATATGGCTACAGGTTTAAAAAGGTGGTTGACCGCTTTGTGTCACGAGTGCTAAAGTTAGAAGAGGATATGATAAAACGATGGGTTGATAACCGCTTGACCGTTGCCTGCAAATATGGTTTTAGCCTAATTTATGATGAGTTTACCCGTTCGAGACCTGAGGCAAACAATATTTTGCTTTCTATCCTGAGCGAAAAGATGATGGACTTGCCTGTAGGGAGAGGAGAGGAACCATATTTAAGGGTTGACCCAAATTTCACTGCTATTTTCACGAGTAACCCTGAGGAATATGCCGGTGTCCATAGAAGTCAGGATGCACTTCGTGACAGGATGATAACAATGGACTTAGACCATTTTGACTATGAGACAGAGGTTGCAATAACAAAGGCAAAATCCAAACTGCCACAGAAAGACGCTGGGAAGATAGTCAATATTGTAAGGGGCGTGAGAGAATCCGGGAAGTGCGAATTTGCTCCTACAATTCGCGGTTGCATAATGATTGCAAAGACACTTAAGGTTCAAGGTATTACTCCTGCAAGTACCAATGGTGCCTTTATGCAGATATGTCAGGATATCTTGGCCTCTGAGACAAGCAGGGTTGGCTCTAAGACAAATCAAGCCAGGGTGAAGGAGATTGTTAAGGAATTGGTGGAAAAACATAGTTAG
- the hsp20 gene encoding archaeal heat shock protein Hsp20: protein MAGKKKKEEEGLDIDFGIGKLSLGGLFKGIEKLLDLAAELKEAGGEIKKEGEIDLSHLKEGMKGVYGFSIKTAVGGEPVVETFGNIKKTPEGPVVVEEREPLTDVFDERDEVVVIAEIPGVYEDGISVDLKEDILEISASGKNRQYRKEVLLPVQVKKETLSYTYKNGILEVRIKK, encoded by the coding sequence ATGGCTGGAAAAAAGAAAAAGGAAGAAGAGGGCTTAGATATTGATTTTGGCATAGGAAAACTCAGTCTCGGAGGATTATTTAAAGGGATTGAGAAATTATTAGACCTTGCGGCTGAATTGAAAGAAGCAGGTGGCGAAATCAAGAAAGAAGGGGAGATTGACCTAAGCCATCTGAAGGAAGGCATGAAAGGGGTATATGGGTTTTCTATCAAGACTGCTGTTGGTGGAGAGCCAGTTGTTGAGACATTCGGTAATATCAAAAAGACCCCCGAAGGACCTGTCGTGGTAGAAGAAAGAGAACCCTTAACAGATGTGTTTGATGAGAGAGATGAAGTAGTAGTTATAGCTGAGATTCCTGGGGTTTATGAGGATGGCATATCAGTAGATTTGAAAGAGGATATATTAGAAATTTCAGCATCCGGCAAGAACAGGCAGTATCGCAAAGAGGTCCTTCTACCCGTACAGGTCAAGAAAGAAACACTTTCTTATACTTACAAGAATGGCATCTTAGAAGTTAGAATTAAAAAGTGA
- a CDS encoding 3D domain-containing protein translates to MKFKKAIATFTFGFFIGSLGTYALTEKNLDAMRTDMKKLNGEISRIKEIIEPFEQVKKFTVKVTGYSNDSGSINVPEWQDGLTATGTIASKGTIAADWDIFKQRTNLYVPDYGIGTVVDRGSKVKGHHIDIFFDSREEALKWGVRKMEILMAER, encoded by the coding sequence ATGAAATTTAAAAAAGCAATCGCCACCTTCACTTTTGGTTTTTTTATCGGCAGTCTCGGGACTTATGCGCTTACTGAAAAGAATTTGGATGCCATGAGGACGGATATGAAAAAGCTTAATGGAGAAATCTCCAGAATAAAAGAGATCATAGAGCCTTTCGAGCAAGTAAAGAAATTTACCGTCAAGGTAACAGGTTACTCCAATGACAGTGGATCGATCAATGTCCCTGAATGGCAGGACGGCTTGACTGCCACAGGCACAATTGCCTCTAAGGGCACTATAGCGGCAGACTGGGATATATTTAAGCAGAGGACAAATCTCTATGTCCCTGACTATGGCATCGGAACTGTTGTGGACCGGGGCAGTAAGGTCAAAGGACACCATATTGACATATTTTTTGATTCAAGAGAAGAAGCCCTCAAATGGGGCGTCAGAAAGATGGAGATTCTGATGGCGGAACGTTAA
- a CDS encoding ArsA family ATPase: MALTGLLEPSLKLILFGGKGGVGKTTYASSVGLYLAEKNKNTLLISTDPAHSLSDSIEEEIGNEIKQIKDVDKLSAIEIDAEKALSKFKSQYSDEIKKLLDTSTYLDRTEIEEVFSLPIPGIDEVMGFKTIVDLIEEARFDKYIIDTAPTGHALRLLTIPELLDDWIKVMAKIRWRYRYIKERFARRYIPDEVDDFLFDLKKTVKKIEGLLRDEERCEFIVITIPEDMAIKETERMIKSLTQYKMKVKQLIINNVVESTNCNFCKERRKTQERYIKEIRSKFTDLKTTIIPLQPSEIKGIDALNNFKELLF, translated from the coding sequence ATGGCATTAACTGGACTCTTAGAACCCTCATTAAAGCTAATTCTATTTGGCGGAAAAGGAGGCGTGGGAAAGACTACCTATGCTTCGAGTGTCGGGCTATATTTAGCAGAGAAGAATAAAAATACCCTCCTTATTTCTACTGACCCAGCACATTCTTTATCTGACAGCATAGAGGAAGAAATAGGAAATGAGATAAAGCAAATAAAAGATGTAGATAAATTAAGTGCTATAGAGATAGATGCAGAGAAGGCTCTTTCTAAATTTAAGTCGCAATATAGCGATGAGATAAAGAAACTTCTTGATACCAGCACTTATCTTGATAGGACAGAGATAGAAGAGGTTTTTTCTTTACCTATTCCAGGGATAGATGAGGTAATGGGTTTTAAAACGATTGTGGACTTAATCGAGGAAGCAAGATTTGACAAATATATTATAGATACCGCTCCTACAGGCCATGCCTTAAGACTTTTAACTATACCAGAACTGCTGGATGACTGGATTAAGGTTATGGCAAAGATAAGGTGGAGGTACAGGTATATTAAAGAGAGATTTGCTCGAAGATATATTCCAGATGAGGTGGATGATTTTCTCTTTGATCTGAAAAAGACGGTTAAAAAGATAGAAGGACTATTGAGAGATGAAGAAAGGTGTGAATTTATCGTTATTACAATCCCTGAGGATATGGCTATTAAGGAGACAGAGCGGATGATAAAAAGTCTGACTCAATACAAGATGAAGGTAAAGCAGTTGATTATTAATAATGTTGTGGAATCAACCAATTGCAATTTTTGTAAGGAAAGAAGAAAGACGCAAGAGAGGTATATCAAGGAGATAAGAAGTAAATTCACCGATTTAAAGACGACAATTATACCTTTACAGCCCAGCGAAATAAAAGGGATAGATGCCTTAAATAATTTTAAAGAGCTGTTATTTTAG
- a CDS encoding four helix bundle protein, with amino-acid sequence MKTHKDLDIINSKSEARSTKQIRMTEMGNSKQYDLEDRTLQFATNVRTFVRKLPKTIANIEDGRQVIKASGSVGANYIEANESLSKKDFVMRIKICRKEAKESRYWLNLIDTNGNTGYETERKDLVQEASELMNIFGSILRSMK; translated from the coding sequence ATGAAAACACATAAAGATTTAGACATTATAAATTCGAAATCCGAAGCCCGAAGCACGAAACAAATTCGAATGACCGAAATGGGAAATTCAAAACAGTATGACCTGGAAGATCGCACCCTCCAATTTGCAACAAATGTTAGAACCTTTGTAAGGAAACTGCCAAAGACAATAGCAAACATTGAAGATGGGAGACAGGTTATCAAGGCCTCGGGATCAGTAGGCGCGAACTATATTGAAGCTAATGAATCATTAAGCAAAAAGGACTTTGTCATGAGAATCAAAATCTGCCGCAAGGAAGCGAAAGAGAGCCGATACTGGTTAAATTTGATAGATACGAATGGCAATACTGGTTATGAAACAGAAAGAAAGGATTTAGTACAAGAAGCCTCTGAACTTATGAATATTTTTGGATCAATTCTGCGCAGTATGAAATAA
- a CDS encoding CDC48 family AAA ATPase yields MTKDDATLTLKVKEALPKDVGRAIARIDPEDMKKIGVEVGEIIEISGKRQTPVKVMPCYAEERSKGIIQIDGITRENAQVGIDEKVRIQKVKARPAGKITLTPLSVSGLLKKDKDIKYIGSLIEGLPLTTGDRVRASLFGSRPCDFKVIDTIPDGIVLIEPSTLIRMETKGTQEIKGTWVSYEDIGGLQSQIQRIREMIELPLKYPEVFERLGIDAPKGVFLYGPPGCGKTLIARAVANETEAYFTHISGPEIMGKFYGESEARLRSVFEDAKRHAPAIIFIDEIDAIAPKREEMGGEKQVERRVVAQLLALMDGLESRGEVIVIGATNIPNVIDPALRRPGRFDREISIPIPDRNGRLEILHIHTRGMPLSEDAHPVRSGISNGVNLEKLADITHGFVGADLEALVREAAMSALRKILPEIDFELADIPYETLMGLQVTMDNFLEAMKEVEPSAIREFFVEVPDVKWDDVGGLDDIKEELKEAIEWPLKHSDIFKKANTNPPKGILLYGAPGTGKTLLAKAVANESGVNFISVKGPSLISKYVGESERGIREVFKKAKQASPTILFFDEIDSLVPKRDSGGSDSQVTERVISQFLAEMDGIEELKGVVVLAATNRIDLIDPALLRSGRFDLLLELPIPDEKTRLKIFEIHTKDKPLDKDVDLRELARRTENKVGSDIAFICRKASMLAIREYVSQKSEVRSQKSELKILMRHFEEAMKLVEVNPVRNSGAF; encoded by the coding sequence ATGACGAAAGATGACGCAACCCTAACTCTGAAAGTAAAAGAAGCCTTACCTAAGGATGTTGGCAGGGCGATAGCCAGAATAGACCCCGAAGATATGAAAAAAATAGGGGTTGAAGTAGGCGAGATTATCGAGATTAGTGGTAAAAGGCAAACTCCAGTCAAGGTAATGCCATGCTATGCCGAAGAAAGGAGCAAAGGGATTATTCAGATAGATGGGATAACAAGGGAAAATGCGCAGGTCGGGATAGATGAAAAGGTAAGGATTCAAAAGGTAAAAGCAAGACCAGCAGGTAAGATCACACTAACACCCTTGAGTGTATCAGGTCTCCTGAAAAAGGATAAAGATATTAAGTACATCGGCTCTCTTATCGAAGGTCTTCCTTTGACCACAGGAGACAGGGTCAGAGCCAGTCTTTTTGGTTCAAGACCCTGTGATTTTAAGGTAATAGACACAATTCCCGATGGAATCGTATTAATCGAGCCCTCTACCCTTATCAGGATGGAGACAAAGGGAACACAGGAGATAAAAGGCACATGGGTTTCCTATGAGGATATAGGTGGACTCCAGAGTCAGATACAGAGGATCAGGGAGATGATAGAATTGCCCCTTAAATATCCTGAAGTTTTTGAAAGGTTGGGTATTGATGCACCGAAGGGGGTATTTTTGTATGGACCTCCTGGTTGCGGGAAGACCTTGATTGCCCGTGCTGTTGCTAATGAAACAGAGGCATATTTCACCCACATAAGTGGTCCCGAGATAATGGGGAAGTTCTATGGAGAGTCTGAAGCCCGTTTGAGGAGCGTATTTGAAGATGCCAAGAGACATGCCCCTGCAATAATCTTTATAGATGAAATAGATGCGATTGCACCTAAACGAGAGGAGATGGGTGGGGAAAAACAGGTTGAGCGGAGGGTAGTGGCTCAACTCTTAGCCCTCATGGATGGATTAGAATCGAGGGGTGAGGTTATCGTTATAGGTGCAACTAATATCCCTAATGTCATAGACCCTGCATTGAGGCGACCAGGAAGATTTGACAGAGAGATATCCATACCTATCCCAGATAGAAACGGCCGATTAGAGATACTCCATATTCATACAAGAGGGATGCCACTGTCAGAAGATGCTCACCCCGTTAGAAGTGGGATTTCTAACGGGGTAAACCTTGAAAAATTAGCAGATATCACACATGGATTTGTAGGCGCTGACCTTGAGGCATTAGTTAGAGAGGCGGCCATGTCGGCATTAAGAAAGATTTTACCTGAGATCGATTTTGAACTGGCGGATATTCCTTATGAAACCCTCATGGGACTTCAAGTAACTATGGATAATTTCTTAGAGGCAATGAAAGAGGTTGAACCCTCTGCTATACGAGAGTTTTTTGTAGAGGTACCCGATGTCAAGTGGGATGATGTAGGTGGTTTAGATGATATAAAAGAGGAATTAAAAGAGGCGATTGAATGGCCCTTGAAACATTCTGATATTTTTAAAAAGGCAAATACCAATCCACCCAAAGGAATTCTTCTATATGGGGCGCCTGGCACAGGTAAGACTTTATTAGCAAAGGCAGTTGCCAATGAAAGCGGGGTCAATTTTATCTCGGTAAAAGGGCCGAGTTTGATATCGAAGTATGTCGGGGAAAGCGAACGGGGGATCCGAGAGGTCTTTAAAAAGGCAAAGCAGGCATCACCCACAATCCTATTCTTTGATGAGATAGACAGCCTTGTTCCCAAAAGGGATTCAGGAGGCTCTGATTCACAGGTGACAGAACGAGTTATAAGCCAGTTTCTTGCAGAGATGGATGGTATAGAGGAATTAAAAGGGGTAGTAGTTTTAGCCGCAACCAACAGGATAGATTTGATAGACCCTGCGCTTTTGAGGAGCGGTAGGTTTGACCTTTTGCTCGAGTTACCTATCCCTGATGAGAAAACCAGGCTCAAGATTTTTGAGATCCATACAAAGGATAAACCATTGGATAAAGATGTTGATTTAAGGGAATTAGCGAGACGCACCGAAAATAAAGTTGGTTCGGATATTGCGTTTATCTGCCGTAAAGCATCCATGCTGGCGATAAGGGAGTATGTAAGTCAGAAGTCAGAAGTCAGAAGTCAGAAGTCAGAACTTAAGATTTTAATGCGGCATTTTGAAGAAGCCATGAAGCTGGTAGAGGTAAACCCCGTTAGAAATAGCGGGGCTTTCTAA
- a CDS encoding HD domain-containing phosphohydrolase yields MVNQSIGNIERAKKDLEEILDAIPIALFTHDKEFRIMRANSAYAELAGMSFKDMLGKPYYEVFPRKEKPFKKCIEILELQQQKEEVFLPEIKKIYRMRYYPVMDKQKKYRFSIHILEDVTEAKQSEEKIKAEAEINRALLEVAEVLSKTLNRDEIFKKVTQIVPTVIKADRCAVFLYDKENRAFVSVHSYGMPRELKPYFAKLKLTTEIPMVDKIIKGETVIIKDVHESQLFPKEIAETFGLRSVMIVPITVRREVIGILWIDRIEIKIPFSDKDQSIVLGISYQIATSLQNAMLFMETMEKTMELSHRIETIQIMHEIDKSILSTLEPQEILETATVMISKVIPCDRITVYLVEKERLGFIYAAGFGLTFVTKGAFVPFGDTSATEIIKTGRPLYVANLMEIKELLPMDKRLIEGGFLSHIRVPLIVKNEVIGVLNVGSKKTSAFTHEDLLTLEKLASQISVALENARLISDLKELCLGTIKSLSSAIDAKSPWTKGHSDKVAEYAVQIGKEIGLSNQELENLMVAGLLHDIGKIGTYDIILDKPGKLTDDEYEIVKKHPIRGSELLLPIKQLGHIIPWIKGHHERFNGTGYPDGLKGDVIPLQAKILSVADAFDSMTSDRPYRKTPGKESAIEELKRYAGTQFDPKVVEAFLKILIFEDIKNEKD; encoded by the coding sequence ATGGTTAATCAAAGTATAGGAAACATTGAAAGGGCTAAGAAAGACCTGGAGGAAATATTAGATGCTATTCCAATTGCATTATTCACACATGATAAGGAATTCAGGATAATGAGAGCAAACAGTGCATATGCAGAGCTCGCGGGCATGTCTTTTAAGGATATGTTAGGTAAACCCTATTATGAAGTCTTTCCGCGGAAGGAAAAACCATTCAAGAAATGCATTGAGATATTAGAATTGCAACAGCAGAAAGAAGAGGTATTCCTACCTGAAATAAAAAAAATATACAGGATGCGATACTATCCTGTAATGGATAAGCAAAAGAAATACCGTTTTTCAATCCACATCCTCGAAGATGTAACAGAAGCAAAGCAGTCAGAGGAAAAGATAAAGGCTGAGGCTGAGATAAACAGGGCGCTCCTTGAAGTGGCAGAGGTCTTAAGCAAAACCCTCAATAGAGATGAGATATTTAAAAAGGTGACACAGATAGTCCCTACGGTTATAAAGGCAGATAGGTGTGCAGTTTTTCTCTATGACAAAGAGAACAGGGCATTTGTCTCGGTCCATAGCTATGGGATGCCAAGAGAATTAAAGCCATATTTTGCAAAACTAAAGCTTACTACGGAAATACCTATGGTTGATAAAATAATAAAGGGAGAAACTGTAATTATTAAAGATGTCCATGAAAGCCAATTATTTCCTAAGGAGATAGCCGAGACATTCGGGCTTCGGTCTGTTATGATTGTGCCGATAACAGTCAGGCGGGAAGTTATTGGGATATTATGGATAGACAGGATAGAGATAAAGATTCCCTTCAGTGATAAAGACCAATCCATTGTCCTCGGCATCTCCTACCAGATAGCAACATCACTTCAGAATGCTATGCTCTTCATGGAGACAATGGAGAAGACAATGGAACTCTCCCATAGGATAGAGACCATCCAAATTATGCATGAGATAGATAAGAGCATCCTTTCGACTCTGGAGCCACAGGAGATTCTGGAGACTGCTACTGTAATGATTTCGAAGGTTATACCCTGCGACAGGATAACTGTTTACCTTGTAGAAAAGGAAAGGTTAGGGTTTATCTATGCGGCTGGTTTTGGGCTAACCTTTGTTACAAAAGGGGCATTTGTGCCATTTGGAGATACCAGTGCAACAGAGATTATAAAAACGGGGAGACCACTGTATGTTGCCAACCTTATGGAGATTAAGGAACTCCTTCCTATGGATAAGAGGCTTATTGAGGGCGGATTTCTATCGCATATAAGAGTCCCACTAATTGTAAAGAATGAGGTCATAGGCGTATTAAACGTTGGTTCAAAAAAAACATCTGCCTTTACTCATGAAGATCTTTTAACCTTGGAGAAGTTGGCTTCCCAGATATCTGTGGCATTAGAGAATGCAAGGCTCATATCAGACCTTAAGGAACTCTGCTTAGGGACTATAAAGAGCCTCTCATCTGCGATAGATGCAAAGAGCCCCTGGACAAAGGGACATTCAGACAAGGTCGCAGAGTATGCCGTACAGATAGGGAAAGAGATAGGCTTATCTAATCAAGAACTTGAGAATTTAATGGTAGCAGGTCTTCTCCATGATATAGGTAAGATTGGCACATACGATATTATCCTCGATAAACCCGGAAAACTGACCGACGATGAATACGAGATTGTCAAGAAACATCCTATAAGAGGTTCAGAACTGCTTTTACCTATAAAGCAGTTGGGTCATATAATACCATGGATAAAGGGTCACCATGAAAGGTTTAACGGCACAGGTTATCCAGATGGTCTTAAGGGAGATGTGATACCACTACAGGCGAAGATACTATCGGTTGCAGATGCATTCGATTCTATGACCTCAGATAGACCCTACCGTAAGACTCCAGGAAAAGAATCAGCAATAGAGGAGTTAAAAAGGTACGCAGGCACACAGTTTGACCCGAAAGTAGTAGAGGCGTTTTTGAAGATATTAATTTTTGAGGATATTAAAAACGAAAAGGATTAG
- a CDS encoding GvpL/GvpF family gas vesicle protein, producing MEGKYIYGIVEASKEKLFNSGVGVYTIPHQDISAVVSDSPFVDYTALPKDQVARYLLSHQQVIERVMDFYTIIPMRLGTYAFNIEEVKEILSKGYAIFKDVFRNIDNKIEIDVVATWNDLNSVIKEIGEEEEIKEIREELMSKPEGLSIEDKMRIGRRVKEVLDKKREKIAFEMEGALKDVSIDFRKHDLMDDRMILNTAFLIDKDKKTEFERRLDELNELYNGKIDFRCVGPLPTYSFYTAEIKKIRFDEIDWARKRLCLNDVITKDKIEKAYRNQALMCHPDRNPDLLGSDKEFNEVNKAYKLLLEYCLFTEQTGEVEKYSFKEEDVDKNAIVVVKMRE from the coding sequence TTGGAAGGTAAATATATTTACGGCATTGTAGAGGCTTCAAAAGAGAAATTGTTTAATTCTGGTGTGGGGGTGTACACGATCCCTCATCAGGATATTTCTGCAGTTGTAAGCGATTCACCATTTGTAGATTATACCGCTCTTCCTAAGGATCAAGTTGCCAGATACCTTCTCAGTCATCAGCAAGTAATCGAGAGGGTTATGGATTTCTATACTATCATTCCTATGAGACTTGGCACCTATGCCTTTAATATAGAAGAAGTTAAGGAGATTTTATCGAAGGGATACGCAATATTTAAGGATGTATTCAGAAATATCGATAACAAGATTGAGATTGATGTGGTGGCAACATGGAATGACCTGAATTCAGTAATCAAAGAGATTGGCGAAGAAGAGGAGATTAAAGAGATTAGGGAAGAATTAATGTCAAAACCAGAAGGTTTATCCATCGAAGATAAAATGAGGATTGGCAGACGAGTTAAAGAGGTTTTAGATAAAAAAAGAGAGAAAATCGCTTTTGAGATGGAGGGAGCATTAAAAGATGTCAGCATAGACTTTAGAAAGCACGATCTTATGGATGATCGAATGATTCTTAATACTGCTTTTCTTATAGATAAAGACAAAAAGACTGAATTCGAGAGAAGGTTGGATGAGCTAAATGAATTGTACAATGGAAAAATAGATTTTAGATGTGTTGGCCCATTACCTACATATAGTTTTTACACTGCTGAGATTAAAAAGATCCGTTTTGATGAAATAGATTGGGCAAGAAAAAGATTGTGTTTGAATGATGTTATTACCAAAGACAAGATAGAAAAAGCATACAGAAATCAGGCTTTAATGTGCCACCCCGATAGAAATCCAGATTTATTGGGTTCGGATAAAGAATTTAATGAAGTAAATAAAGCGTATAAGTTGCTTTTAGAATATTGTCTATTTACCGAACAGACAGGCGAGGTAGAGAAATACTCCTTTAAAGAAGAAGACGTTGATAAGAATGCAATTGTTGTAGTAAAAATGAGAGAATGA
- a CDS encoding GvpL/GvpF family gas vesicle protein has product MWGKYIYCIIGTKQERNFGPIGIGSRGDEVTTIGYSDLSMVVSNSPMTRYVVNRENMLAHERVIEDVMKEFTVLPVRFCTIASSADEIRNLLDRRHREFKNLLRDMDHKVELGVKGIWKNMDVIFKEIVEENKEIKKAKERTTETRNVPWRHGEIFRDSVVAKIEVGKMVEQALVKKKEKETERFVDVLRKTSVDYRLNKTITNDMFMNAAFLVDKGREKEFDNIMDDLSEKYKERTKFMYAGPMAPYNFVNIVIYPEEWERQQKS; this is encoded by the coding sequence GTGTGGGGTAAATATATCTATTGTATTATCGGCACAAAACAGGAGAGAAATTTCGGTCCCATCGGTATTGGAAGTAGAGGAGACGAGGTCACCACCATTGGCTATAGTGATTTAAGTATGGTCGTTAGCAATTCCCCTATGACCAGGTATGTGGTGAACAGAGAAAATATGCTGGCACACGAAAGGGTCATAGAAGATGTCATGAAGGAATTTACAGTTCTTCCGGTCAGATTCTGCACCATTGCTTCAAGCGCCGATGAGATACGAAATCTTTTGGATAGAAGACACAGAGAATTTAAGAATCTATTAAGAGATATGGACCACAAGGTAGAATTAGGTGTTAAAGGAATATGGAAAAATATGGATGTGATTTTTAAAGAGATTGTAGAAGAGAATAAAGAGATTAAGAAGGCAAAAGAAAGAACCACGGAGACACGGAACGTACCGTGGAGGCACGGAGAGATATTCCGTGATTCCGTGGTTGCAAAGATTGAAGTTGGTAAGATGGTTGAGCAAGCTCTGGTAAAGAAAAAGGAGAAGGAGACAGAAAGATTTGTAGATGTTCTAAGAAAGACATCTGTTGACTACAGGCTCAACAAGACTATCACTAATGATATGTTTATGAATGCTGCCTTTTTGGTAGATAAAGGAAGGGAAAAGGAATTCGATAATATCATGGATGATTTAAGTGAAAAATATAAAGAGAGGACAAAGTTTATGTATGCAGGTCCCATGGCTCCTTACAACTTTGTCAACATTGTAATTTATCCAGAGGAGTGGGAGAGACAACAAAAGTCCTAA
- a CDS encoding four helix bundle protein yields the protein MQDFRKLNIYKRAIEYCTKIYKFSTKLPSNEKYGLIPQIRRAAISIPLNISEGSGCNTGKEFSQFISYAYRSVNEVLTCLELSIELKIIKDRIEIEDLTNEGIELSKMIYSFSKKLKT from the coding sequence ATGCAAGATTTCCGAAAGTTGAATATTTATAAAAGAGCAATTGAATATTGCACAAAAATTTACAAATTTTCTACTAAATTACCTTCGAACGAAAAATATGGATTAATACCTCAGATAAGGAGAGCAGCAATCTCTATACCCTTGAATATATCTGAAGGGTCCGGTTGCAACACCGGTAAAGAATTTTCCCAATTTATTAGTTATGCGTATCGTTCTGTTAATGAGGTACTTACTTGTTTAGAACTCAGCATTGAGTTAAAGATTATAAAGGATAGAATAGAAATCGAAGATTTAACAAATGAAGGTATTGAGTTGAGTAAGATGATATACAGCTTTTCCAAGAAGCTTAAAACTTAA